The Lineus longissimus chromosome 10, tnLinLong1.2, whole genome shotgun sequence genome segment TATTAATCCTGTGGGTCCTTAGATTTCTGGCAGATTATGCTGCACGCCAAGATCAATTCTTTTGTCGCTGccctcaccctggagaatcattATCCAAACAGCTGAGCCAATCCTGTGCTCTGGATTTCTTAGTATTATGTTCATGTCAAGTCTGTCTCCGTAGATTGTTAAAACTCATGAATTATACATCAGGCTCATCATAAGATGTAATGAGGTGACATTGTGATGAGAGATAAACAGCGTATAGCTATAGCATTACGTGGAGACCAGGAATGGCAGACCTGTTGACTCCAACTCTCAGCTATGTTATACCTATACACTGTTCATGACATCCACCACAGCTGCACCTCTCAGAACACCCAGGTACAATGCTTATTTAACTGGATCATCAAATGAAACAATTATAGCATATTATCTGTTCAGACCTCTGTGAGCACAACAGGTTGTCATCGTCAATATGATGTGACTATAACAATATGAAAAGTTGAGCTTCAGTGATGGATTTCTGGCTTCTGATTCTCCACATTGATCACATTGTTTTTTCACGATCACCCATTTGCTTTGCATGTTTTCATTTTCCgttgttttattttcttgtAGTAAGTCTGTGCAAAACGAAAAGCAGTAGCCCTGCCTTTGTCAGAAATACACATCTCCGTGCTGCTGCTCTAGTCGGGGGAGGATGTGGAGTCTGGAAATGGGAGACATACACGTCCTGTGATTGGACAATGAACTTACTCTTCAGATTTAATTTCTGATTGGACTACATGCTGCCGACTCAACAAACAATTTGTCTGATCTGTTATGGCTTGTTTATTAGATAATGAACTCTTAAAGGAAAAACAACTGTACTTTTGTATTCAACATGAGTCGAGACAAGCCACTGTGAATCTAGCATTTATTTGGATGTACGTCATGCTGGAACATGACGTCATTTCAAGTACATTGACCACAAGGCATGACGTCACTCACCTCGCTAGTATAGTCATCTAGTTTGTCAATTTAACTGAGCATGTGCTTGACCAAAAGTTAGATTTATTCAATAACTGTTTATTCACTTCTCCAAGTCTTGAATTTACTGGAATGGTAGAGACATTTCTTTGGTCTAATTGAAGCACATCAAATAGGTGAAAGGCATATTGTTTCAGAGACCAGTCAGCCGACCTGTCAGTTACAGAGGTAATGATGTTGtgaccacaggccactgaatcaagtgtcagtTAGGTGTCAAATCAGTGTAAAAAGGGTTTAggtagaagagggagcaagaaatccaaaaGGAGCAAGAAATCAAAAGAGGTCTTTAAGACTGAAAGCTAGGAAACTTTTACAGGAGAGGGGGGGGCGGGGCGGGGCGGGGCGGGGCGGGGCGGGGCGGGGCGGGGCGGGGCGGGGCGGGGCGGGGCGGGGCGGGGCGGGGCGGGGCGGGGCGGGGCGAAGTTGTGTAGTAATAAATTCTTCAGTCTGATGgccaaaaatcaataaattgttaTGAACACTCGTGGGGCCAGTCAAAAGTGACATCATAGGGTTGGGTTGTTGGCAATCCACCTGTCGGTTTAGGAGAAAATCACAGACAAACAAACCGACCTTTCTTGAGTTTAATAGTGTTGGCTTTATTATTTGTCATTTATGACATTGTCCACAAATGGTGCTTGGCTCTGATATATGGCTACATGTCGTTGTATTTctaacatatttttttgtaaaatgattTGCATAATTGtaagtatacatgtaaattagaATAATTCATACTTGATAATTGTGCCTCAGCTGCAAAACCAATCACCTGACGGTAAGAGTAAAGACTTGGGTATAGATGCTTGATAATCATTTGGAAGTAATTTTCAtaacaaaatgatgatgatttcaatCGACATCTCACTGTCCGGACAAAAATAATGCATTAAATGGACGGTCTGGTCAGTCATATGTCCGATGCGTTTCATCGCCTGAAGATTGCATTAAAGAATAATCCAGGTCCCATCTGACCTTGGCCACTTAAATGTCAAATTGAAACGGGTCATGGTTACTGTATCATTTGTCTTTTATTCAATTAAACCCATTTTAAATGTTCCCCTTTCCTTTCTCTTTTCATTTTGGGGGAAATACCAACCAGAGGCGTCGCCATTGGGGGCGTAGCCAGCGGGGTCTGTCTCCAGCGGGGTCTGTGTCCAGCGGGGTCCGTCTCCAGCGGGGTCCGTGTCCAGCAGGGGACGTGTCCAGCGGGGGCGTATCCAGCGGGGTCCGTGTCCAGCGGGGTCCGTGTCCAGCGGGGTCCGTGTCCAGCGGGGGACGTGTCCAGCGGGGGCGTATCCAGCGGGGTCCGTCTCCAGCGGGGGACGTGTCCAGCGGGGGCGTATCCAGCGGGGTCCGTGTCCAGCGGGGGACGTGTCCAGCGGGGGCGTATCCAGCGGGTCCGTGTCCAGTGGGGGCGTATCCAGCGGGTCCGTGTCCAGTTGGGGCGTATCCAGCGGGTCTGTGTCCAGCGGGGTCCGTGTCCAGCGGGGGACGTGTCCAGCGGGGGACGTGTCCAGCGGGGGACGTGTCCAGCGGGGGACGTGTCCAGCGGGGGACGTGTCCAGCGGGGGACGTGTCCAGCGGGGGACGTGTCCAGCGGGGGCGTAGCCAGCGGGGTCCGTCTCCAGCGGGGTCCGTGTCCAGCGGGGTCCGTGTCCAGCGGGGTCCGTGTCCAGCGGGGGACGTGTCCAGCGGGGGCGTATCCAGCGGGGTCCGTGTCCAGCGGGGTCCGTGTCCAGCGGGGTCCGTGTCCAGCGGGGGACGTGTCCAGCAGGGGCGTATCCAGCGGGGTCCGTCTCCAGCGGGGTCCGTGTCCAGCGGGGGACGTGTCCAGCGGGGGCGTATCCAGCGGGGTCCGTGTCCAGCGGGGGACGTGTCCAGCGGGGGCGTATCCAGCGGGTCCGTGTCCAGTGGGGGCGTATCCAGCGGGTCCGTGTCCAGTTGGGGCGTATCCAGCGGGTCCGTGTCCAGCGGGGGCGTATCCAGCGGGGGCGTATCCAGCGGGGGACGTGTCCAGCGGGGGACGTGTCCAGCGGGGGACGTGTCCAGCGGGGGACGTGTCCAGCGGGGGACGTGTCCAGCGGGGGACGTGTCCAGCGGGTCCGTGTCCAGCGGGGGCGTGTCCAGCGGGGTCCGTGTCCAGCGGGGGACGTGTCCAGCGGGGTCCGTGTCCAGCGGGGTCCGTGTCCAGCGGGGTCCGTGTCCAGCGGGGGACGTGTCCAGCGGGGGACGTGTCCAGCGGGGGACGTGTCCAGCGGGGACGTGTCCAGCGGGGACGTGTCCAGCGGGGCCGTGTCCAGCGGGTCCGTGTCCAGTGGGGGCCGTGTCCAGTGGGACGTATCCAGCGGGGCGTATCCAGCAGGGGCGTCTCCCCCGAGGTgaccaaaaatgtgtttttgaccgcgattcttgccgaaaaatcgCCTGAGAGTCATTTGCTACGCCCCTGCATTCGTTGCCTTGTGGTTTCGTGGCCTTGAGCCAAGGAACACTGCCCACACTTGTTTTAGCACAGATGGTCACCTATTTTCCGTTCAGATGCAATGCATAGTTTGTTTTGATTTAGCATGCCTGTTCCATCATCATTTATTGGCTGTGTTGGGATACTCAGTGAGTGGTTGTCCGAGGCCTGTTCTGCAGTAACCTAatcatcaaagacaaaattatatAGAAACTGTCAGGATGGGGTTAGAGATCACGGCCGACGGTTTCCTGCTCTAAATGTTTGACAATCGAGAAAAATAAACTTGCACGAATATTTGGTAGTTGGCCTAATTAAAACAAACAATACTGATAACGCCATGATATTTCAGAGTGGCTCCGTCAGCAGCAGCAAATGTTGGTCGGACCTGATGATGAAGCGTCCAACCGAGAACAGGGTTTGCTCTCAGGAATGGATATCAATCAAGAATTGGTACCTGGAATTGGTTCACTTCAGCTTCCAAACCATTACAACATCAAGATGTCAGCGCTGGCTCATCACAGTAGTGTTATACACTGAACAGGACACTCGGCTTCAATGATGCCTATTTCACGACAAGATAGCAGGACTGCTACTGTGGAACAGTATCCTGACCTGGCTCCGATCACAGTAGTGTCGTACACTAAAAGATCCGACCGAAGACATGAGTCTCTGGGCAAATAAATCCAATTAGTGCCCAACTGTAGTGGTACTCATGCCGGCGTGCTGTGATTGGTGTGATGAATATGTGAGCATTTGACTTGTGTGATACTGACAGGTCCTTGGTGAGTGAGAGGAGGAAACGGAAAGAGGCTGTTGGCTATGTGAAGATAGGCCTCTTCTTGGTGTTGTACATGTCTAGCACATTGTGGGCTGCTGGTTGTGGGGTGAATTAGCAGTGTAGAGCTGTGTACACTGTCATGTCCATGATGTGTGGTTATACTGCCAAAGCAAGTCCAGTGTGCCAGATACTAATGGTTGATAGTGATTGATGACCAATTCACCTCATTTAGTCCTCAGTTCCGAAAAGTAGGTTGTATGAAGCAACATCACAGAACTATCTTTTCCCTTAAGAGAAACTATGCTTggttgcatttattttatactgGTACGTGCATATGATGATTTGATAGAAGTGCATGGGTAAACACAAATATTGTTTATCTGCGCAATATCATGAATGTTATGACTTGGTaaatatatttttagctcagctgacaaattATGCCAAATGCCCCAATTCTTCCAATTCCTTGATTTACATATTAATCAGTAACAATATGGTCGTATTTCACCTGAGGATCGATCAATTTGCAAGTGACTGATCCTCACTTGGTCAGACTTCTGAGTTAGTCCATTTATCATCTGGCCTAATCCTCAAGCACCCTTAATAGTGAGTTAGGAGGAGGGACAAGGCCGATCCACTGCATCTGGAGTGTATACTGGGTAAGCTGGGTGATCTTTGCATTGCATCACTTAGATAGCAAGTGGATTTCAGATCATGCTGATATCTCCACTATTTCTTGTGGATGCCAAATGTTTGAATTGCCAAACTGTTGCACCAAAGAGGGTGGAGATGAGCCTCGCCAAGAGATCTCTTTGACCAGTCCAAGAGTATAGAAGCTGAGAATGAAAGAGACTTCATGACACAACCAGTCGATCGTCCACGACACAACCAGTCGATCGTCCACGACACAACCAGTCGATTGTCCATGACACAACCAGTCGATCGTCCATGACATGACACAACCAGTCGATCGTCCATGACATGACACAACCAGTCGATCGTCC includes the following:
- the LOC135495013 gene encoding basic proline-rich protein-like; the protein is MFPFPFSFHFGGNTNQRRRHWGRSQRGLSPAGSVSSGVRLQRGPCPAGDVSSGGVSSGVRVQRGPCPAGSVSSGGRVQRGRIQRGPSPAGDVSSGGVSSGVRVQRGTCPAGAYPAGPCPVGAYPAGPCPVGAYPAGLCPAGSVSSGGRVQRGTCPAGDVSSGGRVQRGTCPAGDVSSGGRVQRGRSQRGPSPAGSVSSGVRVQRGPCPAGDVSSGGVSSGVRVQRGPCPAGSVSSGGRVQQGRIQRGPSPAGSVSSGGRVQRGRIQRGPCPAGDVSSGGVSSGSVSSGGVSSGSVSSWGVSSGSVSSGGVSSGGVSSGGRVQRGTCPAGDVSSGGRVQRGTCPAGDVSSGSVSSGGVGGRVQRGTCPAGDVSSGDVSSGDVSSGAVSSGSVSSGGRVQWDVSSGAYPAGASPPR